The Mammaliicoccus sciuri genome window below encodes:
- a CDS encoding MSCRAMM family adhesin SdrC — MDKQRKLQKFSIRNYTVGTCSILIGTLIFLGLPTHDAFASENVIQKHAQEEKAEGKSTDPVEEASAIEETSSNVEETKEIGTAEIPAEQPQEEATTEAPAVDETTQDTTTIEESTTEDKSTTEEASTEEATKVDTVAPEADKVETAEKAEQPKAESTEVAKEETITEAATETAEPAVNTVDAVQPASVEETPAVDTPTVEATVTNTISDVDTSSVSSKSLEDIVNDQNKDKVEATTLEQPSRQAPRSGESYSSVFRAAELQTRNVSNWVEYFRALEDRNVGTINFTQNISMPAATRGPAGAKFNHITLSNNPRAITVNLNSHVFDAQDNFIEVPANGKNQPAWSFTFNNGEIRTASISNNELNGDNKGFIMFKNGSHDNVLNLRNITHTGGTLINDEKLEVNLLETFTSHNNGQSGKDKNITIGANVIKSSQNSIINMDMNTKGKLFQVYGDNKEMNNARKYLNGNLSFGHHSTVNLNTSSENPWDQDYAHTIFSTSGKGVRIVLGDDSNINLTGQNIFDYGADNGMLNTGKRTIVTINQKGNGNILDMQSASVFNIEQDAVFNAKSDSKRNAGTTGRNGNLIGLNSNSEINVLNNAVFKVNAINHQLGGQSKDNAVLVMPASGATKARINLKENSTFDIKSDNPDYGSELVRFVNIGGGDDERGIFIDGTVKYLNLQRTGVVTGGEAGTTTHPKDNVALMQGQIGKQNMIKWTGNHQVRAWDAREYSGKGHYDSDIESNVSHVWDNVTSFSTRINGTHSDLSSISHDDKFTTEYTTPGYGEEKSIKTLDLGKSQRFVLIVNTIEEVSVPRLVKYQAQPDETKAFKEETVIKEGKDDVQYTFTNRVTGESDTRYVKDTDKPVEKVVGINNVEVADETTPFETIYRANPNKLVTDAPTTVQEGQNGTSKTKKTYVVNPETGELLM, encoded by the coding sequence ATGGATAAGCAACGGAAATTACAGAAGTTTAGTATCCGTAATTACACAGTAGGAACGTGTTCGATACTGATTGGTACGCTTATATTCTTAGGCTTACCAACTCATGATGCTTTTGCATCTGAAAATGTAATTCAAAAACATGCACAAGAAGAAAAAGCAGAAGGCAAATCAACAGATCCAGTTGAAGAAGCATCTGCAATTGAAGAAACATCATCAAATGTAGAAGAAACTAAAGAAATCGGTACAGCTGAAATACCAGCAGAACAACCACAAGAAGAAGCAACTACCGAAGCACCTGCAGTTGATGAAACAACACAAGATACAACAACTATCGAAGAATCAACAACAGAAGATAAATCAACTACAGAAGAAGCATCAACAGAAGAAGCAACAAAAGTTGATACAGTAGCACCAGAAGCTGATAAAGTTGAAACTGCTGAAAAAGCAGAACAACCAAAAGCTGAATCAACAGAAGTAGCTAAAGAAGAAACAATTACAGAAGCAGCAACAGAAACTGCAGAACCAGCAGTTAATACTGTAGATGCAGTACAACCAGCAAGTGTTGAAGAAACACCTGCAGTAGATACACCAACAGTAGAAGCAACAGTTACAAATACAATTTCTGATGTAGATACAAGCAGCGTGTCATCTAAATCACTTGAAGACATTGTTAATGATCAAAACAAAGACAAAGTCGAAGCAACAACATTAGAACAACCTTCAAGACAAGCACCAAGATCAGGTGAAAGTTACAGCAGTGTATTTCGAGCAGCAGAACTTCAAACACGTAATGTAAGTAACTGGGTTGAGTACTTTAGAGCACTTGAAGACAGAAATGTTGGAACAATCAATTTCACTCAAAATATCTCAATGCCTGCAGCTACAAGAGGACCAGCAGGTGCTAAATTTAACCATATTACATTAAGTAACAATCCAAGAGCGATAACTGTTAACTTAAATAGTCACGTATTCGATGCACAAGATAACTTCATCGAAGTACCTGCAAATGGTAAAAACCAACCAGCTTGGAGTTTCACATTTAATAATGGTGAAATCAGAACAGCTAGTATCAGTAACAATGAACTTAATGGTGATAATAAGGGTTTTATCATGTTTAAAAACGGCTCACATGATAATGTTCTTAACTTAAGAAACATTACACATACTGGTGGAACATTAATTAATGACGAAAAATTAGAAGTTAACTTACTAGAAACTTTCACAAGTCATAACAATGGCCAAAGTGGTAAAGATAAAAACATTACAATCGGTGCAAATGTTATTAAATCATCTCAGAATAGTATCATCAACATGGACATGAATACTAAAGGAAAATTATTCCAAGTCTATGGTGATAATAAAGAAATGAATAACGCTAGAAAATACCTTAACGGTAACCTTTCATTTGGTCATCACTCAACAGTTAATTTAAACACATCTTCTGAAAATCCATGGGACCAGGATTATGCACATACTATTTTCTCTACAAGTGGAAAAGGTGTACGTATTGTTTTAGGTGACGACAGTAATATTAATTTAACAGGTCAAAATATCTTTGACTATGGTGCTGATAATGGTATGTTAAATACAGGTAAACGTACTATAGTTACAATTAATCAAAAAGGTAATGGTAACATTTTAGATATGCAGAGTGCTTCTGTATTTAATATTGAACAAGATGCTGTATTCAATGCAAAATCGGATTCGAAACGCAATGCTGGTACTACGGGTAGAAACGGCAATCTAATTGGTTTAAATTCAAACTCAGAAATTAACGTTTTAAATAATGCAGTATTTAAAGTAAATGCAATCAATCACCAATTAGGCGGTCAAAGTAAAGATAATGCCGTTCTTGTAATGCCTGCATCTGGTGCTACCAAAGCTAGAATCAATTTGAAAGAAAATTCAACATTCGATATAAAATCTGACAACCCAGATTATGGTTCTGAACTAGTTAGATTTGTCAATATTGGTGGTGGCGATGATGAAAGAGGTATTTTCATTGATGGTACTGTTAAATACCTTAACTTACAACGTACAGGTGTCGTAACAGGTGGCGAAGCTGGTACAACTACTCATCCAAAAGACAATGTTGCTTTAATGCAAGGTCAAATTGGTAAGCAAAATATGATTAAATGGACTGGTAACCATCAAGTTAGAGCTTGGGATGCACGTGAATATAGTGGAAAAGGTCATTATGATTCAGACATTGAAAGTAATGTTTCACATGTTTGGGATAACGTAACTAGTTTTTCTACTAGAATAAACGGAACACATTCTGACTTAAGTTCAATATCACATGATGACAAATTTACAACTGAATACACTACTCCAGGATATGGTGAGGAAAAATCAATTAAAACGCTAGACTTAGGTAAGAGTCAACGTTTTGTATTGATTGTTAACACTATTGAGGAAGTTTCAGTACCTAGACTAGTTAAATACCAAGCACAACCTGATGAAACTAAGGCTTTTAAAGAAGAAACAGTTATCAAAGAAGGTAAAGATGATGTTCAATACACATTTACAAACCGTGTAACTGGTGAATCAGATACTAGATATGTTAAAGATACTGATAAACCTGTTGAAAAAGTCGTTGGTATAAATAACGTTGAAGTTGCAGACGAGACTACACCTTTTGAAACAATTTATCGTGCTAATCCTAATAAGTTAGTTACAGATGCACCAACAACTGTTCAAGAAGGACAAAACGGTACATCTAAAACTAAAAAGACATATGTAGTTAATCCAGAAACGGGTGAATTATTGATGTGA
- a CDS encoding transposase, whose amino-acid sequence MRKKYEFKFKLKLVKEYLEGHQSYRTIALKYGISSWSVLRIWVNQYKEFGEEGLEIKSRNTVYTSEFKLSVLKFRQENMLSYQDTANHFRIINPIIIANWQHQFDEKCRLDIDNKQKG is encoded by the coding sequence ATGAGGAAAAAATATGAATTTAAATTCAAACTAAAACTTGTAAAAGAATATTTAGAAGGACATCAAAGTTATAGAACAATTGCTTTAAAATATGGTATTTCAAGTTGGTCTGTCCTTCGGATTTGGGTCAATCAATATAAAGAGTTTGGAGAAGAAGGTTTAGAAATAAAAAGTAGAAATACTGTTTATACTAGCGAATTTAAATTATCTGTTTTAAAATTTAGACAAGAAAATATGTTATCTTATCAAGATACTGCGAATCACTTTAGAATTATTAATCCTATTATCATTGCCAATTGGCAACATCAATTTGATGAAAAGTGTCGTCTTGATATAGATAATAAACAAAAGGGATGA
- a CDS encoding IS3 family transposase codes for MKELNETYNIRLSILFKVAQIAKSVYYYWINKFSKADKDETLIQVIKEICEESNHTYGYRRVTQALRNRGLIVNHKKVLRIMKEHNLTCTKFTHRGRKYRSFKGKVGKVAQNILNRRFKTSLPFQKVVTDITEFKLMNGQKLYLSPFMDLYSSEIISFKISSRPTLDIVINPLKEMIKRRPNLDHRLTIHSDQGWHYQHSQYTRLLKDHKIFQSMSRKGNCLDNSVMENFFGLLKQEMYYGQEFKDFQDLEQAIHRYIDFYNNERIKSKLKGLSPKNYRRQTFEIIY; via the coding sequence ATTAAGGAACTAAATGAAACATATAATATACGATTAAGTATCTTATTTAAAGTCGCTCAAATAGCTAAATCTGTATACTATTATTGGATAAATAAATTTAGTAAAGCTGATAAAGATGAAACATTGATTCAAGTAATAAAAGAAATATGTGAAGAATCAAACCATACCTATGGTTATCGTCGTGTTACACAAGCACTAAGAAATAGAGGTCTTATCGTAAATCATAAAAAAGTACTAAGAATTATGAAAGAACATAATCTAACTTGTACAAAGTTCACACATAGAGGTCGTAAGTATCGTTCCTTTAAAGGTAAAGTTGGTAAAGTAGCTCAAAATATATTAAATCGTAGATTTAAAACAAGTCTCCCATTTCAAAAAGTCGTAACAGATATTACAGAGTTCAAATTAATGAATGGTCAGAAATTATATTTATCACCTTTTATGGACTTATATAGTTCAGAGATTATCAGCTTTAAAATCTCAAGTCGTCCTACATTAGATATAGTCATCAATCCATTAAAAGAAATGATAAAGCGTCGTCCAAACCTAGATCATCGTTTAACGATTCATTCAGATCAAGGCTGGCATTATCAACATTCACAATACACTAGATTATTAAAAGACCATAAAATATTTCAGAGTATGTCTAGAAAAGGTAATTGTCTAGATAATTCAGTTATGGAAAACTTTTTTGGGTTACTTAAACAAGAAATGTATTATGGCCAAGAATTTAAAGATTTTCAGGACCTTGAACAAGCTATTCATCGATATATCGATTTTTATAATAACGAAAGAATCAAATCAAAATTAAAAGGCTTATCTCCCAAAAATTACAGGAGACAAACCTTTGAAATAATATACTAA